The Crocinitomicaceae bacterium genome includes a region encoding these proteins:
- a CDS encoding sigma-54-dependent Fis family transcriptional regulator has product MPRILIIDDERSIRKTLQEILEFEKYEVDAVEDGIAGVNEAKSGNYDVIFCDIKMPQMDGMEVLTKLKNDGLETPIVMISGHGNIETAVEAIKNGAYDFIEKPLDLNRILVTIKNALDRRELIEETKVLRTQIKKQAANSNIIGESTPILAIREMITKVAPSDARVMITGPNGSGKELVARQLHEQSNRKKAPFIEVNCAAIPSELIESELFGHEKGAFTSAVKTKQGKFELADGGTLFLDEIGDMSASAQAKVLRALQENRITRVGGEKDIKVNPRVVAATNKDLRQMIAEGKFREDLYHRLSVIVIEVPSLNERRDDIPLLANHFIDALCKEHGMPAKKFTDSALKELQKVDWTGNIRELRNIVERLIILCGNSISDKDVKTFVPSK; this is encoded by the coding sequence ATGCCACGAATTCTGATTATTGATGACGAAAGAAGTATTCGCAAAACATTGCAAGAAATTCTTGAATTTGAAAAATATGAAGTTGATGCGGTTGAAGATGGAATTGCCGGTGTCAACGAAGCAAAATCCGGAAATTACGATGTCATTTTTTGCGATATAAAAATGCCTCAGATGGATGGAATGGAAGTGCTGACCAAATTAAAAAATGACGGACTTGAAACTCCTATTGTCATGATTTCAGGGCATGGTAATATTGAGACCGCTGTTGAAGCTATTAAAAACGGAGCCTATGATTTCATTGAAAAGCCACTTGATCTGAATCGTATTTTGGTAACTATCAAAAATGCATTAGATCGTCGTGAATTGATTGAAGAGACAAAAGTGCTGCGCACCCAAATTAAAAAACAAGCAGCTAATTCCAATATCATTGGTGAATCAACCCCCATTTTGGCTATTCGTGAAATGATTACCAAGGTTGCTCCATCTGATGCCAGAGTGATGATTACCGGACCAAATGGCTCAGGAAAAGAATTGGTGGCGCGTCAACTGCATGAACAAAGTAATCGCAAAAAAGCACCGTTTATTGAAGTGAATTGCGCTGCTATCCCTTCTGAACTTATTGAATCTGAATTGTTCGGTCATGAAAAGGGTGCATTTACATCTGCCGTAAAAACTAAACAAGGTAAATTTGAATTGGCTGATGGCGGAACTTTGTTCTTGGATGAAATAGGTGATATGAGTGCATCTGCGCAGGCAAAAGTTTTGCGCGCCCTGCAAGAAAACAGAATTACGCGCGTTGGCGGTGAAAAAGATATCAAGGTGAATCCTCGGGTAGTTGCTGCAACCAATAAAGATCTCAGACAAATGATTGCTGAAGGTAAATTTCGTGAAGATTTATATCACCGTCTCAGTGTTATTGTCATTGAAGTTCCGTCTTTGAATGAGAGACGCGATGACATTCCGCTTTTAGCAAATCATTTTATTGATGCCCTCTGCAAAGAGCATGGCATGCCTGCAAAAAAATTCACTGATTCAGCGTTGAAAGAATTGCAAAAAGTTGATTGGACTGGTAATATCCGTGAGCTAAGAAATATTGTTGAACGTTTGATTATTCTTTGTGGAAACTCAATTAGCGACAAAGATGTAAAAACATTTGTACCTTCCAAATAA
- a CDS encoding IS630 family transposase, protein MLDESRFGLLTRTGRVLTAKGVKPVCTYQHKFENTYLYGAFSPINGDSFLLELPYCNTDCFQYFIQELSKQNPKELKLIVLDNGAFHKAKKLIIPENIILIFLPPYSPELNPAEKIWWQLKQEFVCKSFNTIDQLGKHLAKVVRRIITTKTVKKICSFKYLLCSF, encoded by the coding sequence TTGCTGGATGAGAGTCGATTTGGACTACTCACAAGAACAGGGCGGGTTCTAACAGCAAAGGGGGTAAAACCCGTTTGTACTTATCAACACAAATTCGAAAACACATACCTATATGGAGCATTCTCACCAATAAATGGAGATAGCTTTTTGTTGGAACTGCCTTATTGTAATACAGATTGCTTTCAATATTTTATTCAAGAATTATCAAAGCAGAATCCAAAAGAACTTAAACTAATCGTGCTTGACAACGGAGCCTTCCATAAGGCAAAGAAACTAATCATACCCGAGAATATCATTTTAATTTTTCTGCCGCCTTATAGTCCAGAACTAAACCCCGCCGAGAAAATTTGGTGGCAACTCAAACAAGAGTTCGTTTGCAAATCCTTTAATACCATCGATCAATTGGGCAAACACTTAGCCAAGGTTGTGAGGAGAATAATTACAACAAAAACAGTAAAGAAAATTTGTTCCTTCAAATATTTATTATGCTCTTTTTAG
- a CDS encoding helix-turn-helix domain-containing protein, with protein sequence MLIEIKRSDRALGKNELAELIGVNHNSIQTWRTKYQKGGISELLKDGRIGFKPSIISKSVHKKIKLKLCSEDAAFSSYKQLHAWVENNFIKGVNYNSLRHYVKRHFGASLKVPRKSHIKRIKKRLLLLKNFKRICKDKVKPLLGCYKSINIYCWMRVDLDYSQEQGGF encoded by the coding sequence ATGCTTATTGAGATCAAGCGTTCTGATCGAGCATTAGGCAAGAATGAATTAGCGGAACTGATAGGTGTAAATCACAACAGTATTCAGACATGGCGGACTAAATATCAAAAGGGCGGTATATCCGAATTATTAAAGGATGGTAGAATTGGATTTAAGCCCTCCATAATAAGTAAGTCTGTGCATAAGAAAATTAAATTGAAGCTTTGTTCAGAGGATGCCGCATTTTCAAGCTACAAACAATTACATGCGTGGGTGGAAAATAATTTTATTAAAGGAGTTAATTACAACAGCTTGCGTCATTATGTTAAAAGGCACTTTGGCGCATCGTTAAAAGTACCCCGCAAGAGTCATATTAAAAGGATAAAGAAGCGGTTGCTACTTTTAAAAAACTTCAAACGAATCTGTAAAGACAAAGTAAAACCACTATTGGGATGCTATAAAAGCATTAATATTTATTGCTGGATGAGAGTCGATTTGGACTACTCACAAGAACAGGGCGGGTTCTAA